The Macrobrachium rosenbergii isolate ZJJX-2024 chromosome 12, ASM4041242v1, whole genome shotgun sequence region CCTAGACGCCATTCCTACAACTGCCATGTCATCCACACACAGCAAACGAACTcgtagacgccatttctacaaccgCCAAGTCATCCACAAATAGAAAACGAACTCCTAGATGCCAttcctacaactgccaagtcttctacacatagcaaacgaactcctagacgctatttctacaactgccaagtcatccacaaatagaaaacgagctcctagacgccatttctacaactgccaagtcttccacaCACAGCAAACGAACTCCTAGATGCCATTTCTACAATtgccaagtcatccacacataGAAAACGAAGTCCTAGACGCCAttcctacaactgccaagtcatccacacataGCAAACGAACTCGTTGACTCCATTTCTATAACCGCCAAGTCATCCACAAATAGAAAACGAACTACTAGACGCCATTCCTACAACGGCCAAGTCTTCCACACATagcaaacgaactcctagacgccatttctacaactgccaagtcatccacaaatagaaaacgaagttctagacgccatttctacaactgccaagtcttccacaCACAGCAAACGAACACCTAGACaccatttctacaactgccaagtcatccacacataGAAAACGAAGTCCTAGACGCCAttcctacaactgccaagtcttccacacatagcaaacgaactcgtacacgccatttctacaaccgccaagtcatccacaaatagaaaacgaactcctagacgccattcctacaactgccaagtcttccacacatagcaaacgaactcctagacgccatttctacaactgccaagtcatccacaaatagaaaacgagctcctagacgccatttctacaactgccaaaTCTTCCACACagcaaacgaactcctagacgccatttctacaactgccatGTCATCCACATATGGAAAACGAAAtcctagacgccatttctacaactgccaagtcttccaTACACAGCAAACGAACTCCTAGAtgccatttctacaactgccaagtcttccacacatagcaaacgaactcctagacgccatttctacaactgccaagtcttccacaCACAGCAAACGAAgtcctagacgccatttctacaactgccaagtcttccacacatagcaaacgaactcctagacgccatttctacaactgccaagtcatccacacataGAAAACGAACTCCTAGGCGCCAttcctacaactgccaagtcttccacacatagcaaacgaactcctagacgccatttctacaactgccaagtcttccacTCATAGCAACCGAACCCTTggacgccatttctacaaccgccaagtcatccacacatagcaaacgaactcctagacgccatttctacaatCGCCAAGTCATCCACACACAGCAAACGAATCCTggacgccatttctacaaccgCTAAGTCATCCACACagcaaacgaactcctagacaccatttctacaactgccaagtcttccacacataccaaacgaactcctagacgccatttctacaacctTCATTCCAACATTACCTCCCACAACATTAACCATGACATATTCGCAGAAGACTCATCAGTAACACGTCGAATTTCCctacacacactgcgccactcacctctatcaTGTACATACTTTACTGGATTTCaaagcccttcctttccaaaaccTCAAGTACCCCATCATTCCAGCAGTGTCGagatcttcttctctcttctgtcttcctTACATTACGTTATTTAAGGAAGACTTCTTGAAGTTTCGGTATATCAACAGATTCTACTTGCAAAATTTACCTCTagagagattgactgattgaagggttcactgactgattgattgactgattgactgaacgttaaaattcattccttttcataaaatatcTAATTTTCAAACTGCACTTATGACAAAGAATAAACGTCCTTGTTTTCTGTACAGAGGAAAcataatttagaaattaaataccTTCAGAAAATTAGTGATGCACCATGTCTGATTACTGAACATAagggggagacagacagacagacagacaggcagacacagaTTCTAGACTTTTGAAGGGCAATAAGATTCACATGCTTGTTGGAATATAaagtaatttcatgaaatattaatgGCCTAACCCACAGCAATTCAACGGAAATTGAACACAATGTAAATTTTCAGAGTTTGAAGGAAGCAACAGATCAGGACGGGGAAATTTacgaataaaattaatatataaaatcggTAAGTGTATAGACAGAAAAAACCATAATGACGTCACCGGAGCATATATTGATAGACAGAAAGGTAATTATATCAAACTGgtaaaattcaaagataaaaacgaTTTATTGAAGccgatagtcttttttttttttattttcaacaccaCAAGCACACACTGGGACGATGAGTTCATCAGAGACAAGACAACtacagtaggaatctccttctctcttctcagTGTGAGAAGATTCACTCAGAAGAAACCGCCTTGCGTCTGCTCAGCTGGGGCACTAACTGGAGCGTTGATTTCAATGTTAGTCTTTTGTTTCCGAGTGATagcctgcaataaaaaaaatgtacgttTTCAAGTGAATCTgcaatgtaatgcattactactctaaaacacttcgtagttcctcgttggacgagtcggtagagttctcggctagcactctgctgggcccgagttcgagtctccggccggccaatgaagcattagaggaatttatttctggtgatagaaattcatttctcggtataatgtggttcggattccgcaataagctgtaggtcccgttgctagtaaccaattagttcttagccacgtaaaataagtctaatccttcgggccagctctctctaggagagctgttaatcagctcagtggtctggttaaactaaggtatacttaacttaaaacaCTTTGTCttgtatttcagttatttatttatatctttaatctgtttattcattaatttattagtttattttttttttttactttcctactaattgatctcttctttctgtatttcctattgtcttctgtaacttctttcaaatgaacaccacgttctttggaaatttgaattttaattcaatagcgcctgtgggcttgttccatatgaacagaggtttactttctaaataataataataataataataataacaataataataataataataataataataataataataataataataataataaagtttatataatttctttaggatAGGTTACTATATGTGGAAGAAGCAACACAAAAAGCTGTGAAAAATATTGAACTCAACATCAggattcaaaattaattttttttaaatgtcagtgaaaatTCAGTACCGTCAGTGAAATGTGGAGAACAGTTTATGAATatcaaaggtaaagaaaaaatagtcctaactgtttcaaaacaaaatcaaaacaattacatgataaaaaagattaaatgccAGAATAAAAATTCAATGACGTGGAGAAGTAAAGAATAGTTTTAGTATCATCTAAAATGgggaaaagaacagaaataaaatttcaaataaacgaAAGGCCCGAAGCCAGACGAATATATTTAAGAACAAAGAAATTGCAAAGAATGGAATCAGAGAAGAAATTagataaactttgaatttataaGACAATGAACATTAAGGAACACAAGAATTTATGGAAGAACAGAGATGActaacagaaactgaaaaaaaattattattattattattattatcattattattattattattattattacaaggtcTCAATGGCGAAAAGCAATGCAATACAGGATAAGAAACAGGACGAAAGAATAACCAATGAAAGATGAgtaacaaaaccaaaataaataagataaacaaaaagtaagaaggtaaaacaaacaatacaaatatGGAAAACAATGAAGAACGACTCGTGCCAGCATACCAACAAGCAAAGCACTTGTAACTAATCTTAGGCGGGTTATTCACGTTCAGACTTGTCCCCAGACATGAGGAAAGGGGAAGAGCGTCGAAAGAAATGACACTGCCATTGGCGTTATGACCCGGTTTGTGTAAATTGCTCACTAATCTTGCTTCTTGGACGTGCTAGAGTGATGGCCGAGGTACTCTCCAACAGCGAACTGGAAACTAAGGCAATTTGTGCTATAGTAACCACTATTCACGCACGGATAATGTATTTCAACCATAGGACAACCGCGTCTCACAATGAATAGACTATTTATACCTAATTATAAACAAGTCGGTACGCTTTATCTGTGCGAGTCTGTGCCGACTACAAACAACCACATTCACGTACCGACGTCCGTCGCTCCGTCCACTTTTCTACAAAtcttatggcctgtccacactagcgggcatgaccgacgggcacttccagctgtttatattttctctcgcttctgaagcagtgttaccaggcaatcgcatcgttctggctccatactcggtcggaaaatatagtggaacgggttatgggaacagtttTTGCCCGTCGaacagtgcccgctagtgtggacagggctttagacCGGTGCAGAGCGTGAACGGGGGACCTTTAAGCTTCAGAAGACACATGTAAACGACAGATTAACTTACTCTGTATCCGTTGACGGAGTCGGCCGTGTAAGTCGTCGTGTATCGCACGCCGTCAGGAGCCACCCACGAGTATTCCCCGTTGACGACGCCGTTGGCATCCTGCGTCTCCTGGCGGGTGGTGTAGACGGTGTTCTCGTCGTCATTGACAATGAAGTTGTAGGTGAAGGGGTCGAAGCTTCGCTAGGAaatcggaagaagaagaattagaatgaGATTGAGACTGGGGCAAGGAGAACCACTTTGATGTTGAGGTTTGAAACATCACTGAAAATGGGGATCACATCACAAGAAGACGACTTGGAATAGGAAACGAGAAATGGTTTGAGGATGATCATGTTCGAGACGATcttttaaaagaagagaaaatcgcGAGAAGACTGAGAATAGGGAGAGGGAATCAGTTTGACTTTGACGTTTTTAATCGATCTTTGAAAACGGAGAGAAAATCACAAGAAGAATTATTCCTTTAAAGCGAAGAAACCAGTCTGATGCTGCGATTAATTGACTGGCATTCTTCTGGCCTTGAAATCTCACGGGAAAATCGTATTTTGAATATAGATAGTTGAAAGCAAAAGACTCGGTGTGATGATTAGTGaggatagaaaataataaagttgTAGCTGATCCGTTTGAAGATTTATAAAATGATCGCAAGAAAAACCATTATCTAAAGGCGAAAAATTCATGTTGATTTTGAGTAGATCAATCGTTAAATAGGAAGCTTCAAACTACAATTTTAAAGATGTATGAATATTGATTAATAAATTATCATGGCTTTCATGAGAAGAGTAGGTCACGCGATAAGTGATTTACAACAGATTAGAAAACTGGTTAAAAGTGAAATATTCTAAATCACCTCGGCCTCCTTATGAATAGGTAATGAATCATTTATCCGTCATAATTAATGAAACGCTTAATACTGGCACTAAAGTATGAGATTGTTTATTAGAATTACCGATGGGCTTGACTTTAGATGATAGATAGGCACGTGaaaaaaaactaacttaaaaaaatgcataatcatTTCAATATACAATTCTCATTTCTGTGGTgtgatttcaaaaaataaaagtaagcatTTATTCCATTAAATTAACAGTTACATCGACAGTCCATTATCAAGATATCATAAGAGCCAGTTAACTGTTTCAACGAAAATTAGCAATATGCAGGTTAATAAACAAAACCTTAAGACgtaaagcaattattcatttCAAATACGCCCTTATTACATGTAAGTGTCAGATGAATATTGTATTTATCATACATATGTGAATCGTTTGAACAAATGCAAGTACTTTATTTAAGGCTATGTATTGGTGCAGAGAAATATACGTTTACACAGCATTAattcatacctatatatatatatatatgtgtgtgtgtgtgtgtgtgtgtgtgttttaaacttatgtcttgatatatatatataatatatatatatatatatatatatatatatatatatatacatatacattatgtatatgagTACATATGTGtctctgcgtgtgtgtatacatctacgtcaaaatatatctaaaaccAAACAGAAAAGTAATTTACCTTTTCAGCAGGTGCACCTTGTTGTGGTAATTGGGGAGCACACAGGGCCACACCTACTAAACACAAGAAGATGGCAGCCTGGAGGGAGGAGAAAAATGTCATTTACTTCAATTCTGAAAAGAGATTCTTAATATCTGGTGtgaataaataacttttatttaggCATTTCGTTTTGCAAACAGTATTAACATTATAATTGTTAACATTACAGGGTTATCAGTTCGAGCTTGATTGTAAATGCATTTTGGTTGTATaattgaatttgtttttctttgattttcttcttatacagtatattctctacgtttctttttctctatatGAGGCCTTGGTTAGAACTGAAGATGATTATGGTAATGATACACCCATACGGGGAATTCTATTATCAGCAGACATAACTGAATCATTGGTAAGTACAGGtctgtttagatatatatatatatatatatatatatatatatatatatatatatatatatatatatatatatatatatatatatatatatatatatatatacatacatatatatgtatatacacatacatatatatgtatatacatatatatataaatatatacatacatacatacatatatatatatatatatatatatatatatatatatatatatatatatatatatatatatatatatatatatatatatatatatatatatatatatatatatatataaacaacgatGTTTCTCACGGTTTTACAAATCGATCGTCGACAGCATGACGAGTACTCTggtaataagtatataaatacaaagaattgttttgatattttcaaaaaaactttaattttatcgAAGGACTGGAtcaaaaatagtatttaaaatttcctttgaggTGAATTGTCTGTCATGTGgcctaattaaaacaaattatctttctttttttaatctagcTGTTTTGCGATGAGAAATTAGCTAAGGAAGCAATTATCAGGCAAACAGACAATCCTCGGTATCTAATGAAAAAGGCAAAAAGATGTAAGATTTCCGAATTCTTAAAAAAGATGTGGGAGAATATTCTCTTTCTCAAAAGAACTCTTCCTAAAACTGATATACACATACGACGTTACTTGCTTTGAAAGATTCTCTAAATAAGAGTTGGAAATACATTTTCTCTACgatgaaataatataattcataagTATTCGTAATCATAATACATAAAACTAATACTGAAGTACATCTTtctcttaccttcattttgttgaAGTCTTGGATGATAAGTCCAGATGTTACTCCGCCTGAGGAACTGGAAGGTGTGTTTACGTACGGATAAGGAGCCcctttatatacagtaaaccatCACACTGGTTTTTTGCTACTCAAGGTCACTCCACGTCAGATAATAGCGTTGGGTGGGTAGGAATTAGTTCATACCTACTAACTGCATTACCGTATGTTGGCCGTTCATctgtaaatattcttttctttttgtttgctagtttctttctttatttatttatttatttatctattaacctTTTTCTTTGTTCCTTGTTGAATCTGTTGTgtgatacattttcattttggttatAAATTTTATACTTGTCGTTTgtaattgttcttttttatttcattttcaaaatttatctgAAACAGTTTTATGCAGGTGTCCATTTCTTCCCTAAAGAAAggtttaaaaatacaagaaaaatatttcataccaaagaaatgcaaatacaaaTCACATtcattacaagaagaagaagaagaagaagaagaaggacctaATCTAATGATTAGATAAGGAAACTTTAATGTAACGTTGCACTACACATGAGtcgaataaaataataaaaaaaaaaaaaactcgaattgCTTCCATATGAAAGATCACCATCACTGGGACTAAAGACAACGAAAGGCCACCATAAGGAAAAAGGGGCAAAATATGGTTGATGTTTTACGATGTACGAGCAGTATGGACTCACCTACCGCGTAGGGGAGTACTTCAAGGCTGGAGAATGAACCATTGCTGTAGACTTCAGTCTGAGAAAGTCTTGTTGAGATTATAAGTAGACGGATTACAAGTTACACGGATGCTATAAGCGGCAATTAGACATCTATGGATCCCGTGGATTAGATGTATAATTTTAGACAACTTCCATTATGTTTGATGAGTGACCTCGTGGGATAGTCACGAGAGAGACGATAACTCAAGGTTTTGCTTCAccaggtagggagagagagagagagagggagaggggggggggagtacttTGATGCATAATAACGATATCAATTGCATATCAATTATTATGACTCCTCagctgagaaggagagagagagagagagagagagagagagagagagagagagagagagagagagagagagagagaggacgggagacaaacaggaaagggagagagagggagggagagagaattggTCGAACCCTGGTTTTACAGACAATGTGGCAGAGGAATACCAGAATACatgttattcagagagagagagagagagagagagagagagagagagagagagagagagagagagagagaaaggattagaCCCACTTCTATAGACCAGTGAAGGCCATACATTATGTGGATATGTTGGGCTAAAATACCCGGAGGATTAGAAAGTAATTCGACAAGAAGAAAAATGACTGGGTTACGAGCTAGTTTGGCATTTAAAGGACTTTTAAAGATGCTAATAATGGTATACCTTTGGTTAGTATTTGCAGATGACAGTGAACATAGATAGTGAGGAGAAACTGCAGTTGCCGGTGAAAAATTTTCGAAGTGCTTGCAAAATGAGAAAACTGAGAGTAAGGTATAAGGAAGGAATGAGTATCAAAATAAGTTAATGCAAGGAATTACATGTTTGAAATAGGTGAAAGTGATGACTTCTTcatagaaaagtatatatattagcGGATCAGAGATAGAGATTATTTCCATTGATGTAGAAAAACAAT contains the following coding sequences:
- the LOC136844250 gene encoding cuticle protein 19.8-like; translation: MKAAIFLCLVGVALCAPQLPQQGAPAEKRSFDPFTYNFIVNDDENTVYTTRQETQDANGVVNGEYSWVAPDGVRYTTTYTADSVNGYRAITRKQKTNIEINAPVSAPAEQTQGGFF